From the genome of Triticum aestivum cultivar Chinese Spring chromosome 3B, IWGSC CS RefSeq v2.1, whole genome shotgun sequence, one region includes:
- the LOC123069684 gene encoding uncharacterized protein has translation MAMAGPACRFLSFFLCFVACLIVMESALYAHSWCTPHPNPRGEAAFKQKTHKFWEYQEQSNTWVEISMPFNLMSCINGTCTKVGSIKQPQSKHGRASISSQEKDTDPLLPIRKRISLARMSESSVWVTGQSGSIYERFWNGVMWVIAPHELPTAAGYATATFIVNTTILALSEAGILYQLQLNEHAQPIWTEMTFSYEQHFTDLGEKTQSQATHIKNGVVSHNGRKLFLSITNGSLVEVTELQPLRWNCHGRPPGADVSYISAAENARPGTVFTVSSTGDLYEFDKETKPSWKKHIWSEQTTKNVSLSSSVGCALHGLLGSNSVSLFLITKDGLLVERRLHRRKWKWDKHGSPKGQRLSSITEVQQDESNDVTSMFFTTTTGKVFEYQFPKYTGGASSNKIRGLWVNHMSPDHAKVAVSVRGLQIQVGRLIFQLDDGRLGELHLPGMGGDHFGPSQQNNIRRKVPNKYEWSILDTPETEGWNAEYCTEEHGPTNCITGAMNVAADTEPTNLSNAPPRRRKAEEKQHYLHGQSHESDETESYNILSRSIYLNFHMRVMHADRSLFLITDNGLTLEYLKSNGVWLWLRHEHITGMKGTLGSYNGSLYLVDLHGNLHIRERNGDELLWINCTAMRKGRQVASGPPWDGIPGLSRRVTTDDALFFVNKRGRLLQFTVALRKFKWKDCHSPPDTKVAFIVDQEVFRRNIIFVVGRNGWMYQYNRITELWHRHYQSPHLVLSRSPGTAMRPSPLSLTGSIFMISEHGGLVEYHFSPQDGWEWVEHGTPHRDVTLVVAPGPCFDGTQLFVIGSDGHVYLRHLDERTWRWTSHGHPSEPSSTTTDVAGGGEQSCATLGAADAHYASSFRGSCDEKVAAVRPVPFSEDAVVFELRDGRLAELRRAAEGRGGWEWARIIGTPASACMTSYWTAVAT, from the exons ATGGCCATGGCTGGTCCAGCTTGCAGATTTCTCTCGTTTTTTTTGTGTTTTGTAGCATGTCTTATCGTTATGGAGTCTGCTTTGTATGCCCATTCATGGTGCACTCCACATCCCAACCCGAGGGGAGAAGCGGCGTTTAAGCAGAAGACACATAAGTTTTGGGAGTACCAGGAGCAGAGCAATACCTGGGTGGAAATAAGCATGCCTTTCAATCTCATGTCCTGCATCAACGGCACCTGCACAAAGGTAGGCTCAATCAAGCAACCACAAAGCAAACATGGCCGTGCTTCCATCTCGAGTCAAGAGAAGGATACTGATCCCCTCCTGCCCATAAGGAAAAGAATCTCCTTGGCAAGGATGTCAGAGTCGTCCGTGTGGGTGACAGGCCAAAGTGGATCAATCTATGAGAGGTTCTGGAACGGGGTCATGTGGGTGATTGCTCCTCATGAGCTTCCAACAGCGGCTGGGTATGCAACAGCAACTTTCATCGTCAACACAACCATCCTTGCTCTCTCCGAGGCTGGAATCCTCTACCAG CTACAGCTAAATGAACATGCCCAGCCTATCTGGACTGAGATGACATTCAGCTATGAACAACATTTCACAGACCTTGGAGAGAAGACACAAAGTCAAGCTACACACATAAAAAATGGGGTCGTATCACATAATGGAAG GAAACTTTTCCTGTCTATCACGAATGGGTCCCTAGTTGAGGTCACAGAACTTCAGCCTCTAAG GTGGAATTGCCATGGGCGTCCTCCAGGAGCAGATGTATCATATATATCTGCTGCTGAAAATGCAAGACCAGGGACCGTGTTCACAGTAAG TTCTACTGGAGACCTATATGAATTTGATAAGGAAACGAAGCCATCATGGAAAAAGCATATATGGAGTGAACAAACAACCAAGAATGTCTCGCTGAGCTCATCTGTTGGGTGTGCTTTGCATGGTCTCTTAGGCTCTAATTCAGTATCACTCTTTCTGATAACCAAG GATGGTCTTTTAGTGGAGCGGCGCTTGCATAGAAGAAAGTGGAAGTGGGATAAACATGGATCACCTAAGGGTCAAAGACTAAGTTCAATTACAGAAGTTCAACAGGATGAATCTAATGATGTGACTTCAATGTTTTTTACAACAACCACAGGAAAAGTATTTGAGTATCAGTTTCCAAAATATACAG GTGGGGCTTCAAGCAATAAGATTAGAGGACTATGGGTAAATCACATGTCTCCTGACCATGCAAAAGTAGCAGTAAGTGTTCGAGGTCTACAGATTCAAGTTGGCAGATTGATATTCCAGCTAGATGATGGTAGGCTTGGAGAGCTACATTTACCTGGCATGGGAGGTGATCATTTTGGTCCAAGTCAACAAAATAACATAAGAAGGAAAGTGCCAAACAAGTATGAGTGGTCTATCCTAGATACACCAGAAACAGAAGGTTGGAATGCAGAATATTGCACTGAAGAGCATGGCCCTACAAACTGTATTACTGGAGCGATGAATGTAGCTGCAGATACGGAACCAACCAACCTGAGCAATGCCCCACCTAGAAGGCGTAAAGCAGAAGAGAAGCAACACTACCTGCATGGTCAGAGTCATGAGAGTGATGAAACTGAATCATACAACATTCTATCACGAAGCATTTATCTTAACTTCCATATGCGGGTGATGCATGCAGATAGATCACTTTTCCTCATAACAGATAACGGGTTAACTTTGGAATATCTAAAGAGCAATGGTGTTTGGCTATGGCTAAGACATGAACACATCACAGGCATGAAGGGTACACTAGGAAGCTATAATGGCAGCTTGTATCTTGTCGATCTTCATGGGAACTTACATATTAGAGAAAGAAATGGTGACGAACTCTTATGGATTAATTGCACAGCAATGCGGAAGGGAAGACAGGTTGCAAGTGGGCCTCCATGGGATGGCATCCCTGGGTTATCACGCAGAGTGACAACAGATGATGCACTTTTCTTTGTTAACAAGAGAGGCAGATTGCTACAATTCACG GTGGCATTGCGTAAATTCAAGTGGAAGGACTGCCACAGCCCTCCGGATACCAAGGTTGCATTCATCGTGGATCAGGAGGTGTTTAGAAGAAATATCATCTTCGTGGTTGGCCGGAACGGTTGGATGTACCAGTATAACAGAATTACAGAGCTATGGCACAGGCACTACCAATCACCTCACCTCGTCCTGTCAAGATCCCCTGGGACAGCGATGCGACCGTCCCCTCTCTCCCTCACCGGTTCCATCTTCATGATTTCCGAGCATGGGGGCCTCGTGGAGTACCATTTCAGCCCGCAGGACGGGTGGGAGTGGGTAGAGCACGGGACGCCCCACCGGGACGTGACCCTCGTGGTCGCCCCAGGGCCGTGCTTCGACGGCACCCAGCTGTTCGTCATCGGGTCCGACGGACACGTCTACCTGCGGCACCTGGACGAGCGAACGTGGAGGTGGACGAGCCACGGGCACCCGTCGGAACCATCCAGCACGACGACGGACGTTGCCGGTGGCGGCGAGCAGAGCTGCGCCACGCTGGGCGCCGCGGACGCGCACTACGCGAGCAGCTTCAGGGGGAGCTGCGACGAAAAG GTGGCGGCTGTGCGGCCGGTGCCGTTCTCCGAGGACGCGGTGGTCTTCGAACTGCGCGACGGCCGG TTGGCGGAGCTGCGGCGTGCGGCGGAGGGTCGCGGCGGGTGGGAGTGGGCGCGGATCATCGGCACGCCCGCCAGCGCCTGCATGACAAGCTACTGGACGGCCGTCGCCACGTAG